Within Microbacterium proteolyticum, the genomic segment TCGACGTCGGAGCGGTATCGACAGGCTGGCATCCACCCCCTCACTGTGGTGCGCAGCGCCCTCTCCCCGTGGCGGGTCTGGCCCGATCGGTGGAGTCCGGGTCGGATCCTCGGTCTGGGGAGGAGCGGACCCAGCGACGCACCGAGCCACGGTTTGGGGCGGCCCCTTCCGGTCGGGGCGGAGAATTCCACGCCCCAAACGGAAGAGTCCGCCCCAAACCCCGGCGCCCCGGCGCCGCGTCAGCGCACGGTCGCGAGCAGTTCCTCGGCGCCCGCGCGCAGCGCCTCGAGGCGGCGACGCGCCTTCTTCGCCGACGAGCCGCGCACGTCGAGGTACAGCTTCAGCTTCGGCTCGGTGCCGCTCGGGCGAATGATGAGGCGCGAGCCGTCCTCGAGCCAGATCCGGAGCACGTCGCCCGGGGGCAGCCCGTCGACGCCCTGGAGCAGATCGTCGATCCTCGACACCGCGACCTCGCCCACCGCGGACGGCGGTTGGGCGCGGAGGGATGCCATGATGGCGCCGATCTCGCTCAGGTCGGTGACGCGCACCGAGATCTGGTCGCTCGCGAACGCGCCGAAGGTGTCGCGGAACTCCTGCAGCAGGTCGGCCACGGTGCGGCCCTCGGCGCGCGCGGCGGTGGCGAGCCCGAGGAACGCGACGGCGGCGGAGATCCCGTCCTTGTCGCGCACGGTCTCGGGGTTCACGAGGTAGCCCAAGGCCTCCTCGAAGCCGTAGACGATGCCCGGCGCGCGGGAGATCCACTTGAAGCCCGTGAGGGTCGCGTGGAAGTCCAGGCCGTAGTGCTCGGCCACGGCCTGCAGCCCGGGCGACGACACCAGTGAGCAGGCGAGGGAGCCCCCGGATGCCGTGCGCGCGGCGCGCCAGCCGAGGAGCAGGCCGATCTCGTTGCCGGTCAGGCGACGCCAGCCGCCCTCGACCTCGGGGTCGGGGATCGCGACGGCGAGGCGGTCGGCATCCGGATCGTTGGCGATGACGAGCTCGGCGTCGGCGGAACGGGCGGTCTCGAAGGCGAGGTCCATCGCCCCCGGCTCCTCCGGGTTGGGGAACGCCACCGTGGGGAACCGTCCGTCCGGATGGATCTGCGCCTCGACGACCGTCGGCGCGGGATACCCGGCTTCGGTGAGCACGCGGGACACCGTCTCCCACCCGACGCCGTGCATCGCGGTGTAGACCCACCGTAGCCCGTCGGCGCAGGCAGGCGCGGGGGCCACGGCGGCGGTCGCGGCGACGTACGCCTCGACGAGCGCCTCGGGGGCGTTCTCGAACCCGACGGAGCGGGGGAGGACGGTGACGTCACCCGCGTCGGCCACGCGCTGGATGTGCGCGGCGATCTCGGCATCCGCCGGCGAGACGATCTGCGCGCCGTCGTCGGCGCCGCCGAGGTAGACCTTGTACCCGTTGTCGTCCGGCGGGTTGTGGCTCGCGGTGACCATGACGCCCGCGTCGGCGCCGAGGTGCCGCACCGCGAAGGCGAGCACGGGCGTGGGCAGCATCCGCGGCAGCAGGATGGCGCGCAGCCCCGCCCCGGCGAAGATCTCGACCGAGTCGCGCGCGAAGACGTCGGAGTTGCGACGTCCGTCGTACCCGACGACCACCGTCGGCGTCCCGTCGGGCTGCTTCTCGCGCAGGTACGCGGCGAAACCCGCCGCGGCCTGCGCCACGAGCACTCGGTTCATGCGGTTCGACCCGGCCCCGAGTGTGCCGCGGAGCCCCGCGGTACCGAAGGCGAGACGGGTGGCGAAACGGTCTTCCAGGTCGGCGGCCGCCTCGGCATCCCCGTCCTCGACGCGTTCGATGAGCGACGCGAGCTCTTCGCGGGTCGTGGCATCCGGGTCCTGGGCGAGCCAGGCGCGCGCGGCGGCGACGTACTCGCTCACAGCGCGCCGATCACACGGGCCAGCAGTGCGGAGATCACCGGCTCGGCCTCGCGCCCGGCCTCGAGCACCTCGGCGTGGCTGAGCGGCGTCTTCTGGATGCCGGCGGCCAGGTTCGTGATGAGCGAGAAGCCGAGGATCTCCATGCCGGCCTGCCGGGCGGCGATGGCCTCCAGCGCGGTGGACATGCCCACGATGTGGCCGCCGATGGTCTTGGCCATCTGCACCTCGGCCGGGGTCTCGTAGTGCGGACCGCGGAACTGCGTGTACACGCCCTCATCGAGGGTCGGATCGATCGACCGGGCGAGGTCGCGCAGGCGCTGCGAGTACAGGTCGGTGAGGTCGATGAAGGTCGCGCCCTCGAGGGGCGAGTCGGCGGTGAGGTTGATGTGGTCGCTGATGAGGACGGGCTGGCCGGGCTTCCACGTCTCGCGGATGCCGCCCGCGCCGTTGGTGAGGATCATCGTGGTCGCGCCGGTGGCCGCGGCGGTGCGGACGCTGTGCACGACCCGGCGGACGCCGTGGCCTTCGTAGTAGTGCGTGCGCGCGCCGATCACGAGGACGTTCTTGCCGCCGGGGGTGCGGACGCTGCGAAGGGTTCCGACGTGCCCCTCGAGGGCGGGCTTGGAGAAGCCGGTGACCTCGGTCGCGGGGAATGACGCGGTCTCCTCGCCGATGAGCTCGGCGGCGCGGCCCCAGCCGCTGCCGAGGGTGACCGCGATGTCGTGACGCTCGACACCGGACAGGCGCGCGATGTCGGAGGCCGCCGCCGCGGCGATCTCGAACGGGTCGGCCGCCGGGTCGTCGAGCGGGTGAGAGTTGCTGTGTGCCATGAACCCACTCTAGAAAGCCGCGGCATCCGGGGCCAGGCGCACGGGCCGCGCGTCGCACTAGGGAAGAATGGATGCCATGGTGCAGAGCTTCGAGCGCAAGCAGTCCGTCGCGATCGTCGGCGGTGGACCCGGCGGCTACGAAGCGGCTCTCTCCGCCGCCCAGCTGGGCGCCGACGTGACGCTCGTGGAGCGGGCGGGCGTGGGCGGCTCGGCCGTCATCACCGACGTCGTGCCCTCGAAGACGCTCATCGCGACCGCCGACGCGGCCGTGGCGATCCGCAGCGCCAGCGAGCTGGGTGTGCAGCTGTTCGCCAAGGACGACCGCGGCAAGCCGCTGACCCCCGAGGTCGCGATCAACCTCGCCGCGGTGAATCAGCGGCTCCTCTCGCTCGCGCGGCAGCAGTCCGACGACATGCGCTCGTCGCTCCTCGACGCGGGCGTCCGCATCATCTCCGGCCACGGTCGCCTCGACGGTTCCGGCGCCGTGGTCGTCTCGACCGAGGCGGGCGGCACCGACTTCGACCGCATCGAGGCCGAGACGCTCGTCGTCTCCGTCGGCGCGTCGCCGCGGGAGCTGCCGTCCGCGCAGCCCGACGGCGAGCGCATCCTCACCTGGACGCAGCTGTACAACATGAAGTCCGTGCCGCAGCACCTCGTCGTCGTCGGCTCGGGTGTCACCGGCGCGGAGTTCGCCTCGGCGTACATGAACCTCGGCGCGAAGGTCACGCTGGTCTCCAGCCGAGACCAGGTCCTCCCGGGCGAAGACCAGGATGCCGCGGCCGTCCTCGAGCGCGTCTTCCAGCGCGGCGGGATGACGCTGCTGTCGAAGGCGCGCGCCGACTCCGTCGTGAACACCGGAGAGGGCGTCGTGGTGACGCTCGCCGACGGACGCACGATCGAGGGCAGCCACTGCCTCATGGCGGTGGGGTCCATCCCCAACACGGCCGGGATCGGCCTGGAGCAGGCGGGCGTGCAGATGACGCCGTCGGGCCACATCCGCGTGAACCGCGTCGCCCGCACGTCGGTGCCGAACATCTACGCCGCAGGCGACTGCACGAACTTCTTCCCGCTGGCTTCCGTGGCATCCATGCAGGGCCGTCAGGCCGTCTTCCACGCGCTGGGCGACGTCGTGATCCCGCTGGAGACCCGCCGGATCACCGCGAACATCTTCACCGCGCCCGAGATCGCCACCGTCGGTTTCAGCGAGCAGGACATCACGGACGGCAAGATCGCCGGCGTCGTGAAGAAGCTGCCGCTGTCGGCCAATCCGCGCGCCAAGATGCAGGGCATCACCGACGGCTTCGTCAAGCTCATCGCCCGTCAGGGCAGTGGAACCGTCATGGGTGGCGTGATCGTCGCTCCCCGCGCCTCGGAACTCATCTACCCGATCGCGATCGCCGTCGAGCGCCGCCTCACCGTCGATCAGGTCGCCCGCGTGTTCGCGGTGTACCCGTCGCTCACGTCGAGCATCACGGATGCCGCGCGCGCGATGCACATCGTCGACCGCGACGATCCCGGCGAGGACTGAGCTTCGGGCCGAGCCGACCGCGCGCCGTGCGCACGACGCCCGGCGCCTCGGACGCGCAGCGTCGCTCCGCGGAGGGCGGCGTCGCACACCGTGCCGATAAACGCGATCCGCGGCGAGAAACGCCTTGTCGTGGCGTTTCCCCTCGTGGATGCCGTTTATCGCACAACTGCGCGTCGCACAGCTGCGTGCCGCACAACTGCGCGTCGCGCAAGTGCGCAAGGCGGGAACGCTGCAATGCGACGACGCCGCGCCCCCGGAGGGACGCGGCGTCGGATGCGCGGAGGATGCCTCAGCTGATCAGCAGCAGCTGGTGACCCGCCGAGACGGTGGTGCCGGGGCTGGCGTCGATGCCGGCGACGGTGCCGTCCTTGTGCGCCTGGATGGGCTGCTCCATCTTCATGGCCTCGAGCACGACGACGAGGTCGCCCTTGACGACCTGCTGGCCCTCCTCGACGGCGATCTTGACGACCGTGGCCTGCATCGGCGACTTCACCGCGTCACCGGTGGCCCCGGCGGTCGGCGATGCGGCGTGCGACCGACGCGACGGCGGTGCGACGGCCGGGCGGCCCGGCTTCGCTGCGGGGGCGGCGATGCGGTCGGGGAGGCTCACCTCGAGTCGCTTGCCGCCGACCTCGACCACGACCGTGTGTCGACCGGGCGCCTCGACGGGGGGCTCGAGCTCGCCGTCCCACGCGGGGATGTCGTTGACGAACTCGGTCTCGATCCAGCGGGTGTAGACGCCGAACGTGCCGTCCTCGGCCGTGAACGCGGGGTCGCGGACGACCTTGCGGTGGAACGGGAGAACGGTGGGGAGCCCGGCGACCTCGAACTCGTCGAGCGCGCGGCGCGAACGCTCCAGAGCCTCGGCGCGGTCGCGCCCGGTCACGATGATCTTCGCCAGCAGCGAGTCGAAGGCGCCGGAGACGCTGTCGCCCGCCGTCACGCCGGAGTCGAGGCGCAGCCCCGGGCCGCCGAAAGTCTTGAAGACGTGGATCGGGCCCGGCTGCGGGAGGAAGTTCCGGCCGGGGTCTTCGCCGTTGATGCGGAACTCGATCGAGTGGCCGGTGGGCGCGGGGTCGTCGTAGCCGAGCTCCTCGCCCTCGGCGATGCGGAACTGCTCGCGCACCAGGTCGATTCCGGTGACCTCTTCCGACACCGGGTGCTCCACCTGCAGGCGGGTGTTGACCTCGAGGAACGAGATCGTGCCGTCGGCGCCGATGAGGAATTCGCACGTCCCGGCACCGACGTAGCCGACCTCGCGGAGGATGGCCTTGGATGCCGAGTAGAGGATCGCGTTCTGCTCGTCGCTGAGGAACGGCGCGGGGGCCTCCTCGACGAGCTTCTGGTGACGGCGCTGCAGAGAGCAGTCGCGCGTGGAGACGACGACGACGTTGCCCGCGGCATCCGCCAGGCACTGGGTCTCGACGTGGCGGGGCTTGTCGAGGTACTTCTCCACGAAGCACTCGCCGCGACCGAAGGCTGCGACGGCCTCGCGGGTCGCCGACTCGAACATCTCGGCGACCTCGTCGAATTCGCGCGCGACCTTGAGGCCGCGTCCGCCGCCGCCGTACGCCGCCTTGATCGCGA encodes:
- a CDS encoding phospho-sugar mutase, whose translation is MSEYVAAARAWLAQDPDATTREELASLIERVEDGDAEAAADLEDRFATRLAFGTAGLRGTLGAGSNRMNRVLVAQAAAGFAAYLREKQPDGTPTVVVGYDGRRNSDVFARDSVEIFAGAGLRAILLPRMLPTPVLAFAVRHLGADAGVMVTASHNPPDDNGYKVYLGGADDGAQIVSPADAEIAAHIQRVADAGDVTVLPRSVGFENAPEALVEAYVAATAAVAPAPACADGLRWVYTAMHGVGWETVSRVLTEAGYPAPTVVEAQIHPDGRFPTVAFPNPEEPGAMDLAFETARSADAELVIANDPDADRLAVAIPDPEVEGGWRRLTGNEIGLLLGWRAARTASGGSLACSLVSSPGLQAVAEHYGLDFHATLTGFKWISRAPGIVYGFEEALGYLVNPETVRDKDGISAAVAFLGLATAARAEGRTVADLLQEFRDTFGAFASDQISVRVTDLSEIGAIMASLRAQPPSAVGEVAVSRIDDLLQGVDGLPPGDVLRIWLEDGSRLIIRPSGTEPKLKLYLDVRGSSAKKARRRLEALRAGAEELLATVR
- a CDS encoding NAD(P)H-quinone dehydrogenase, with the protein product MDAMVQSFERKQSVAIVGGGPGGYEAALSAAQLGADVTLVERAGVGGSAVITDVVPSKTLIATADAAVAIRSASELGVQLFAKDDRGKPLTPEVAINLAAVNQRLLSLARQQSDDMRSSLLDAGVRIISGHGRLDGSGAVVVSTEAGGTDFDRIEAETLVVSVGASPRELPSAQPDGERILTWTQLYNMKSVPQHLVVVGSGVTGAEFASAYMNLGAKVTLVSSRDQVLPGEDQDAAAVLERVFQRGGMTLLSKARADSVVNTGEGVVVTLADGRTIEGSHCLMAVGSIPNTAGIGLEQAGVQMTPSGHIRVNRVARTSVPNIYAAGDCTNFFPLASVASMQGRQAVFHALGDVVIPLETRRITANIFTAPEIATVGFSEQDITDGKIAGVVKKLPLSANPRAKMQGITDGFVKLIARQGSGTVMGGVIVAPRASELIYPIAIAVERRLTVDQVARVFAVYPSLTSSITDAARAMHIVDRDDPGED
- a CDS encoding purine-nucleoside phosphorylase encodes the protein MAHSNSHPLDDPAADPFEIAAAAASDIARLSGVERHDIAVTLGSGWGRAAELIGEETASFPATEVTGFSKPALEGHVGTLRSVRTPGGKNVLVIGARTHYYEGHGVRRVVHSVRTAAATGATTMILTNGAGGIRETWKPGQPVLISDHINLTADSPLEGATFIDLTDLYSQRLRDLARSIDPTLDEGVYTQFRGPHYETPAEVQMAKTIGGHIVGMSTALEAIAARQAGMEILGFSLITNLAAGIQKTPLSHAEVLEAGREAEPVISALLARVIGAL
- a CDS encoding biotin carboxylase N-terminal domain-containing protein, translating into MPKIAKVLVANRGEIAVRVIRAARDSGKASVAVYADQDRDALHTRLADEAYALDGATSADTYLSIEKILSVARRSGADAVHPGYGFLAENADFARAVIDAGLVWIGPSPAAIEALGDKVTARHVAEKVGAPLAPGTPGPVAGADEVIAFAEHVGLPIAIKAAYGGGGRGLKVAREFDEVAEMFESATREAVAAFGRGECFVEKYLDKPRHVETQCLADAAGNVVVVSTRDCSLQRRHQKLVEEAPAPFLSDEQNAILYSASKAILREVGYVGAGTCEFLIGADGTISFLEVNTRLQVEHPVSEEVTGIDLVREQFRIAEGEELGYDDPAPTGHSIEFRINGEDPGRNFLPQPGPIHVFKTFGGPGLRLDSGVTAGDSVSGAFDSLLAKIIVTGRDRAEALERSRRALDEFEVAGLPTVLPFHRKVVRDPAFTAEDGTFGVYTRWIETEFVNDIPAWDGELEPPVEAPGRHTVVVEVGGKRLEVSLPDRIAAPAAKPGRPAVAPPSRRSHAASPTAGATGDAVKSPMQATVVKIAVEEGQQVVKGDLVVVLEAMKMEQPIQAHKDGTVAGIDASPGTTVSAGHQLLLIS